The region TTCTCAGCTCTTGCAGAGCCACTGTTGATGCTAAACTCTCTCGCCAGGCTGTGCTGGGCTGCgtagtatttttttatatatttatttagcaaTGTCTAAAGGATTTTAGGTAAAATTACCCTCTCAAAACTGAAAGCTCCTTGAAGAGGTAATATGCCTGGCCTATTTGGCCAaaatcaatgatggcctactTTTTAAGTTAAGAGATCtgattttttgtttgtaaatactttgctacaatgactaGCTACCCTCTTCCTTAATTTATTTTAGCATGTACCGGTAGTAAGTACATCGTCGTGATTTCAGGATACATGTCTTTTCAGAATCCACAATGGTTCTTAAgctgtggacactacatcaccctCTCTTACTATTGGTCCTCAACTTTGTAAGTCAACTTGATTcatcacctgtgtgttttattagTTTCTAATTGAAAATATTTAGCATACTAGATGACAGTAGCTAAatcaaggggctatagcagcacacaagtagaccaaCAATGCATGCTGGGCAGGGCATGCCCTGAGCTTTTGAAGTAAGCACAACTGGAGCAAAAATTGGAGCGGGCAAGAAGGCTGGCGCTCCAGCATTTGAAAAACTCACTCCATACCTCACTCCACTCCAGTTCTGCTCCTCGCTCCACTTCAGTTCTGCTCCTCGCCCCGCTCCAGTTCTGCTCCTCGCTCCACTCCAGTTCTGCTCCTCGCTCCGCTCCAGTTCTGCTCCTCGCTCCGCTCCAGTTCTACTCCTCACTCCGCTCCAGTTCTGCTCCTCGCTCCAGTTCTACACCTCGCTCCGCTCCAGTTCTACTTCCTCGCTCCGCTTCCAGTTCTGCTCCTCGCCACCGCTCAAACAGTTCTGCTCCTCGCCCGTCCAGTTCTGCTCCTCGCTCCACTCCAGTTCTGCTCCTCGCCTCCGCTCCAGTTCTGCTCTCGCTCCGCCTCCAGTTCTCTCCTCCTCCGCTTCCGTTCTGCTCCTCGCTCCGCTCCAGTTCTCTCCTCGCTTCCGCTCCAGTTCTCGCTCCTCCTCCGCTCCAGTTTTCTGGGCTCCTCGTCCGCTCCAGTTCTGCTCCTCGCTCCGCTCCAGTTCTGCTCCTCGCTCCCGCTCCAGTTTCTGCTCCTCGGTCCACGCTCCAAGTTCTGCTCCTCGCCCGCTCCAGTTTGCTTCCTCGCTCCGCTCCAGTTCTGCACACCTCGCCACGCTCCAGTTCTGCTCCCTCGCTCCGCTCCAGTTCTGCTCTCGCTCCGGCTCCAGTTCTGCTCCTCGCTCCGCTCCAGTTCTGCTCCTCGCTCCGCTCCAGTTACACTCTCGCCAACGCCATTCGCTCTGCACCCTTCTGCTCCATCCTCGTCTCATCTGCCCTCGCCACGTTTCATGCTCCTCGCTCCGCTTCCAGTTCCCCCTCGTCCACGCTCCCAGTTCCCTTCCGCTATTCTGCCCCTCGCCCCTCAGTTCTACAACCTCGCTCCGCTCACAGTTCTCTCTGCTCCATCTGCCCCGCTCCGCTCCAGTTCTCTGCTCGGCTCCGTCTACTCCTCGCCTCCCCATTCTACTACCTCGCTCCGCTCCCAGTTCTGCTCCTGCGCCACGCTCCAGTTCTGCTCCTCGCTCCGCTCCTCAGTTCTGCTCCTCGCTCCGCCAGTCGTCTGCCAGCTCTTCGCTCCTAGCCGCTCATTCTGCTCCTCGTGCTCAGTCGTCTCGCTCGGCTCCGTCTGCTCTCCCTCGCTCCAGTTCTACACCTCGCCAGCCAGTCTGCCATCGCTTGCTCCATCGCTCCCACGCTCCTCGCTCCATCTGCCTCGCCAGCTTCCCAGTTCTACTCCTCGCCCGCTCCGTCACCTGCCTCGTCTTCTAACACCTCTGCTTCCGCTCCAGTTGGCTCCTCGCCCGCTCCAGTTCTGCTTCCTCGCTCCGCTCCAGTTCTACTCCCGCTCCGCTCCAGTTCTACTCCTCACTCCGTCCGAGTTCTTACTCCTCGCTCCGCTTCCAGTTACTTCCCGCTCGCCCTCAGTTCTGCTCCTACACCAGCCCAAATCTGCTACCTCGTCCCCGTCCAGTTCTGCTCCTCGCTGCCGTCTGCCAGTATCGCTCCATCTCGCTCCGCTCCACTCTTCTGCTCCTCGCACGCTCCTGTACTATCGAGCCGAGCCCTCGTTCTGCTCCTCGGTTCCGCTCCAGTTCTGCCCTCGCTCGCTCCTAGCTGTTCCTCGTTCCTTCCGTCTACTTGCTCCGCTCCAGTCTTGCTCCTTCCTCGCCCCAGTTCTGCTCCTCCTCCGCTCCTTTCTGCTCCTCGCTCGCCCCAATCTCTCCGCGCTCCCTCCAGTCATCTGGCGTCATCACTCCGCTCCCCTGCTCGTTACTATCCTTTTTCCAACGCTTCTGTCCTCCCCAACAGTTCTCTCCCGTCCGCTCCAGTTCTGGCTCTCGCTTCCCCCATTTCTGCTCCTCGCTCCGCTCCAGTTCGACACCTCGCCACGCTCCAGATCGCTCCTCGCCACGCTCAGTTCTGCCCCTCGCTCCGCTCCAGTTCTACCTCCTCGCCACGCCCCATTTCTACTCCTCGCTCCGCTTCAGTTCTACACACTCGCTCCGCTCAGATTCTACCACCTCCGCTCCGCTCCAGTTCTACACCTCGCTCCGCTCCAGTTCTGCTCCTCGCTCCGCCCAGTTCTGCTACCCGCGTCCGCTTCCCAGTCTTGCTCCTCGCTTTGAAAAAACCACTCCAGTTCTGCTCCTCGCCCCAGTTTCTGGCTCCTCGCTCCGCTCCATTCTTGCTCCTCGCTCCCGTCCATTTCTGCTCCTCGCTCCGCTCCAGATTCTCTCCTCGCTCCGCTCCAGTTCTGCTCCTCGCTCCGCTCCAGTTCTACACCTCGCCACGCCTCCAGATTCTGCTCCTCCCACGCTCCAGTTCTGCTCCTCGCTCCGCTCCAGTTTCTACTCCTCCCAGGCTCCAGTTCTACTCCTCGCTCCGCTCCAGTTCTACACCTAACACTCCGCTCCAGTTCTACAC is a window of Salvelinus sp. IW2-2015 unplaced genomic scaffold, ASM291031v2 Un_scaffold2868, whole genome shotgun sequence DNA encoding:
- the LOC139025567 gene encoding octapeptide-repeat protein T2-like produces the protein MRRGWSRRVQSEWRWRECNWSGARSRTGAERGAELEPEREQNWSGAREQNWSVARCAELERSEEANWSGRGAELGAWTEEQKLERERGAELERSEEQNWSGRGAQKTGAEEERELERKRGENWSGARSRTEAEEERTGGGARAELERRRGAELEWSEEQNWTGEEQNCLSGGEEQNWKRSEEVELERSEV